A genome region from Streptomyces xanthophaeus includes the following:
- the metH gene encoding methionine synthase, producing MASLPTLPADTQTRADALREALATRVVVADGAMGTMLQAQDPTMEDFQQLEGCNEVLNITRPDIVRSVHEAYFSVGVDCVETNTFGTNYAALAEYDIAERNFELSEAGARIAREVADEFTASTGQQRWVLGSMGPGTKLPTLGHISYAQIRDAYQINAEGLLSGGADALLVETTQDLLQTKSSIIGARRAMEALGVTVPLICSVTVETTGTMLLGSEIGAALTALEPLGIDMIGLNCATGPAEMSEHLRYLARNARIPLSCMPNAGLPVLTKQGAHYPLSAPELADAQETFVREYGLSLVGGCCGTTPEHLRQVVERVRGTAITERTPQPEPGAASLYQTVPFRQDTSYMAIGERTNANGSKKFREAMLEARWDDCVEMARDQIREGAHMLDLCVDYVGRDGVADMEELAGRFATASTLPIVLDSTEVPVIRAGLEKLGGRAVINSVNYEDGDGPESRFAKVTRLAQEHGAALIALTIDEEGQARTVEHKVAIAERLIDDLTGNWGIRESDILIDTLTFTICTGQEESRKDGIATIEAIRELKRLHPDVQTTLGLSNISFGLNPAARVLLNSVFLDECVKAGLDSAIVHASKILPIARFDEEQVTTALDLIYDRREGDYDPLQKLMALFEGVNTKSLKAGRAEELLALPLDERLQRRIIDGEKNGLETDLDEALQTRPALDIVNDTLLEGMKVVGELFGSGQMQLPFVLQSAEVMKTAVAYLEPHMEKTDDEGKGTIVLATVRGDVHDIGKNLVDIILTNNGYNVVNIGIKQPVSAILEAAQEHKADVIGMSGLLVKSTVIMKENLEELNQRKLAADYPVILGGAALTRAYVEQDLHEIYEGEVRYARDAFEGLRLMDALIAVKRGVPGATLPELKQRRVAKRDTPALQVEEAEEPGGRSDVSVDNPIPTPPFWGTRVVKGIPLKDYASWLDEGALFKGQWGLKQARAGGATYEELVESEGRPRLRGLLDKLHTENLLEAAVVYGYFPCVSKGEDLIILDEAGNERTRFTFPRQRRGRRLCLADFFRPEESGETDVVGLQVVTVGSKIGEATAKLFESDSYREYLELHGLSVQLAEAMAEYWHARVRAELGFGGEDPAKVEDMFDLKYRGARFSLGYGACPDLEDRAKIADLLEPERIGVHLSEEFQLHPEQSTDAIVIHHPEAKYFNAR from the coding sequence ATGGCTTCGTTGCCCACCTTGCCCGCTGACACCCAGACCCGGGCCGATGCCCTCCGGGAGGCGCTTGCGACCCGCGTGGTCGTCGCCGACGGAGCCATGGGAACGATGCTCCAGGCGCAGGACCCCACCATGGAGGACTTCCAGCAGCTCGAAGGCTGCAACGAGGTCCTCAACATCACCCGCCCCGACATCGTGCGCTCCGTCCACGAGGCGTACTTCTCGGTGGGTGTGGACTGCGTCGAGACCAACACCTTCGGCACGAACTACGCGGCGCTCGCCGAGTACGACATCGCCGAACGCAATTTCGAGCTGTCGGAGGCCGGCGCGCGCATCGCCCGCGAGGTCGCCGACGAGTTCACCGCCTCCACCGGCCAGCAGCGCTGGGTCCTCGGCTCCATGGGCCCCGGCACCAAGCTCCCCACGCTCGGCCACATCAGCTACGCCCAGATCCGCGACGCCTACCAGATCAACGCCGAGGGCCTGCTCTCCGGCGGCGCCGACGCGCTGCTCGTCGAGACCACCCAGGACCTCCTGCAGACGAAGTCCTCGATCATCGGCGCCCGCCGGGCCATGGAAGCCCTCGGCGTCACCGTCCCGCTGATCTGCTCCGTCACCGTCGAGACCACCGGCACCATGCTCCTCGGCTCGGAGATCGGCGCGGCCCTGACCGCGCTGGAGCCGCTCGGCATCGACATGATCGGGCTGAACTGCGCCACCGGCCCCGCCGAGATGAGCGAGCACCTGCGCTACCTCGCGCGCAACGCCCGCATCCCGCTCTCCTGCATGCCCAACGCCGGCCTGCCCGTCCTGACCAAGCAGGGCGCGCACTACCCCCTCAGCGCCCCCGAGCTGGCCGACGCCCAGGAGACCTTCGTCCGCGAGTACGGGCTCTCCCTGGTCGGCGGCTGCTGCGGAACCACCCCCGAGCACCTGCGCCAGGTCGTCGAGCGCGTCCGCGGCACGGCGATCACCGAGCGCACCCCCCAGCCCGAGCCCGGCGCGGCCTCGCTCTACCAGACGGTGCCCTTCCGCCAGGACACCTCGTACATGGCGATCGGCGAGCGCACCAACGCCAACGGCTCCAAGAAGTTCCGCGAGGCCATGCTGGAGGCCCGCTGGGACGACTGCGTGGAGATGGCGCGCGACCAGATCCGCGAGGGCGCGCACATGCTCGACCTCTGCGTGGACTACGTGGGCCGCGACGGCGTCGCCGACATGGAGGAGCTCGCCGGCCGCTTCGCCACCGCCTCCACCCTGCCCATCGTCCTGGACTCCACCGAGGTCCCCGTCATCCGGGCGGGCCTGGAGAAGCTCGGCGGCCGCGCGGTCATCAACTCCGTGAACTACGAGGACGGCGACGGACCCGAGTCCCGCTTCGCCAAGGTCACCCGACTGGCCCAGGAGCACGGCGCCGCTCTCATCGCGCTGACCATCGACGAGGAGGGCCAGGCCCGCACCGTCGAGCACAAGGTCGCCATTGCCGAACGGCTCATCGACGACCTGACGGGCAACTGGGGGATCCGCGAGTCGGACATCCTCATCGACACCCTGACCTTCACGATCTGCACCGGCCAGGAGGAGTCCCGCAAGGACGGCATCGCCACGATCGAGGCGATCCGCGAGCTCAAGCGGCTCCACCCGGACGTCCAGACCACCCTCGGCCTGTCCAACATCTCCTTCGGCCTCAACCCGGCCGCCCGCGTCCTGCTGAACTCGGTCTTCCTCGACGAGTGCGTCAAGGCCGGCCTGGACTCCGCCATCGTCCACGCCTCCAAGATCCTGCCGATCGCCCGCTTCGACGAGGAGCAGGTCACCACCGCCCTCGACCTGATCTACGACCGGCGCGAGGGCGACTACGACCCGCTGCAGAAGCTGATGGCCCTCTTCGAGGGCGTCAACACCAAGTCGCTCAAGGCCGGCCGCGCCGAGGAGCTCCTCGCCCTGCCCCTGGACGAGCGGCTGCAGCGCCGCATCATCGACGGCGAGAAGAACGGCCTGGAGACCGACCTCGACGAGGCCCTCCAGACCCGCCCCGCCCTCGACATCGTCAACGACACCCTCCTGGAGGGCATGAAGGTCGTCGGCGAGCTCTTCGGCTCCGGCCAGATGCAGCTCCCCTTCGTCCTGCAGTCCGCCGAGGTCATGAAGACGGCCGTCGCCTACCTCGAACCGCACATGGAGAAGACCGACGACGAGGGCAAGGGCACGATCGTGCTCGCCACCGTCCGCGGCGATGTCCACGACATCGGCAAGAACCTCGTCGACATCATCCTCACCAACAACGGCTACAACGTCGTCAACATCGGCATCAAGCAGCCCGTCTCCGCGATCCTCGAAGCCGCGCAGGAGCACAAGGCCGACGTCATCGGCATGTCCGGCCTGCTCGTGAAGTCGACCGTGATCATGAAGGAGAACCTGGAGGAGCTGAACCAGCGCAAGCTGGCCGCCGACTACCCGGTGATCCTCGGCGGCGCCGCCCTCACCCGCGCCTACGTCGAGCAGGACCTCCACGAGATCTACGAGGGCGAGGTCCGCTACGCCCGCGACGCCTTCGAGGGCCTGCGCCTGATGGACGCCCTCATCGCCGTCAAGCGCGGCGTCCCCGGCGCGACCCTGCCCGAGCTCAAGCAGCGCCGCGTCGCCAAGCGCGACACTCCCGCGCTCCAGGTCGAGGAGGCCGAGGAGCCCGGCGGCCGGTCCGACGTCTCCGTCGACAATCCGATCCCCACCCCGCCGTTCTGGGGTACCCGCGTGGTCAAGGGCATCCCGCTCAAGGACTACGCCTCCTGGCTCGACGAGGGCGCCCTCTTCAAGGGCCAGTGGGGCCTCAAGCAGGCCCGCGCGGGCGGAGCCACGTACGAGGAGCTCGTCGAGAGCGAGGGCCGTCCGCGCCTGCGCGGCCTCCTGGACAAGCTGCACACCGAGAACCTGCTCGAAGCCGCGGTCGTCTACGGGTACTTCCCCTGCGTCTCCAAGGGCGAGGACCTGATCATCCTCGACGAAGCCGGCAACGAGCGGACCCGCTTCACCTTCCCGCGCCAGCGCCGCGGCCGGCGCCTGTGCCTCGCCGACTTCTTCCGTCCCGAGGAGTCCGGCGAGACCGACGTCGTCGGCCTCCAGGTGGTCACGGTCGGCTCGAAGATCGGCGAGGCCACGGCCAAGCTGTTCGAGTCGGACTCCTACCGCGAGTACCTGGAGCTGCACGGCCTCTCGGTCCAGCTCGCCGAGGCCATGGCCGAGTACTGGCACGCCCGCGTCCGCGCCGAGCTCGGATTCGGCGGTGAGGACCCGGCGAAGGTCGAGGACATGTTCGACCTCAAGTACCGCGGTGCCCGCTTCTCGCTCGGCTACGGCGCCTGCCCCGACCTGGAGGACCGTGCGAAGATCGCCGACCTCCTGGAGCCGGAGCGGATCGGCGTCCACCTGTCGGAGGAGTTCCAGCTCCACCCGGAGCAGTCCACCGACGCGATCGTGATTCACCACCCCGAAGCGAAGTATTTCAACGCACGCTGA
- a CDS encoding HAD family hydrolase: MTSTVPAPVARTADGSALQAVLLDMDGTLVDTEGFWWEIEAEIFQELGHRLDESWRDVVVGGPMSRSATFLIESTGAAIGLAELSVLLNERFEARIADRVPLMPGAERLLSELARHNVPTALVSASHRRVIDQVLLTLGRDRFTMTVAGDEVARTKPHPDPYLFAARSLGAHPSRCAVIEDTRTGVAAAEAAGCRVVAIPSVGVIEPAPGRTVVRSLEDVDLAFLRSLIAPMN; this comes from the coding sequence ATGACGAGCACCGTTCCCGCCCCCGTCGCCCGTACGGCCGACGGTTCTGCCCTGCAGGCGGTGCTGCTCGACATGGACGGCACCCTGGTGGACACCGAAGGCTTCTGGTGGGAGATCGAGGCGGAGATCTTCCAGGAGCTCGGCCACCGCCTCGACGAGTCCTGGCGCGACGTGGTCGTCGGCGGCCCCATGAGCCGCAGCGCGACCTTCCTGATCGAGTCGACCGGCGCCGCCATCGGCCTCGCCGAGCTGAGCGTCCTGCTCAACGAGCGGTTCGAGGCCCGCATCGCCGACCGGGTGCCGCTGATGCCCGGCGCCGAGCGGCTGCTGTCCGAGCTCGCCCGGCACAACGTGCCCACCGCGCTCGTCTCCGCCTCCCACCGCCGGGTCATCGACCAGGTCCTGCTCACCCTCGGCCGCGACCGCTTCACGATGACCGTCGCCGGCGACGAGGTGGCCCGTACGAAGCCGCACCCCGACCCGTACCTGTTCGCCGCGCGCTCCCTGGGCGCGCACCCCTCGCGCTGCGCGGTCATCGAGGACACCCGCACCGGGGTGGCGGCCGCCGAGGCCGCCGGCTGCCGGGTCGTGGCCATCCCCTCGGTCGGCGTGATCGAACCCGCCCCCGGGCGCACGGTCGTCCGCTCGCTGGAGGACGTGGACCTCGCGTTCCTGCGCTCGCTCATCGCCCCCATGAACTGA
- a CDS encoding ABC transporter substrate-binding protein — MNRKTMVLTAAAGLLTPALAACGSASGGGAGSGAIVVGTTDRFEAADFAPAPFDPAYAYDAGAWNILRQTVQTLMHTPRGGGQPVGEAASACRFTDAGNESYRCTLRPGLKFADGEPLTAKDVKFSIDRVLAIKDENGPSSLLSTLDNVEVKGADTVVFHLKTPDATFPFKLSTPAAGIVSEKNYDAKKLREGFAVDGSGPYTMKAEVKNNRLVRAVFTKNPHYKGDLKLQNDKVELRTYPDSPAMGKALTDGKIHMVSRTLSPAQITEFSAQPPKGVKLVPMPGLEIRYLGFNTEAPVVKEKAVRQALAAAVDRGQLISKVYGKSAQPLYSLVPTTVTGHVNSFYNKYGDANTPKAAALLKEAGIKTPVKLTLHYTSDHYGDGTAAEFEALKAQLNSTGLFDITVQGSEWADFRPAQKKGDHAAYGLGWFPDYPDADNFLAPFLEQDNFLGTPYANNAVRSRLIPESRRAVDRTVAVPAITEIQDIVAEDVPVLPLWQGKQYVAARDGITGVEWSVNAISDLQLWELGRGVSG; from the coding sequence ATGAACCGCAAGACCATGGTGCTGACGGCCGCGGCCGGACTGCTCACCCCCGCGCTGGCCGCCTGCGGCAGCGCGAGCGGCGGAGGAGCAGGATCCGGAGCGATCGTCGTCGGAACCACCGATCGGTTCGAGGCCGCAGACTTCGCTCCCGCCCCCTTCGACCCGGCCTACGCCTACGACGCCGGCGCCTGGAACATCCTGCGCCAGACCGTCCAGACGCTGATGCACACCCCGCGCGGCGGCGGCCAGCCCGTCGGCGAGGCGGCCTCCGCCTGCCGCTTCACCGACGCCGGCAACGAGAGCTACCGCTGCACCCTGCGCCCCGGTCTGAAGTTCGCCGACGGTGAGCCCCTCACCGCCAAGGACGTCAAGTTCTCCATCGACCGCGTCCTCGCCATCAAGGACGAGAACGGCCCCTCCTCGCTGCTCTCCACCCTCGACAACGTCGAGGTCAAGGGCGCCGACACCGTCGTCTTCCACCTGAAGACCCCGGACGCGACCTTCCCGTTCAAGCTCTCCACCCCCGCCGCCGGCATCGTCAGCGAGAAGAACTACGACGCCAAGAAGCTCCGCGAGGGCTTCGCCGTGGACGGCTCCGGCCCGTACACGATGAAGGCCGAGGTCAAGAACAACCGGCTGGTCCGCGCCGTCTTCACCAAGAACCCGCACTACAAGGGCGACCTCAAGCTGCAGAACGACAAGGTCGAACTGCGCACGTACCCCGACTCCCCGGCCATGGGCAAGGCGCTCACCGACGGGAAGATCCACATGGTCTCCCGCACCCTGTCGCCCGCCCAGATCACCGAGTTCAGCGCCCAGCCGCCCAAGGGCGTCAAGCTGGTCCCGATGCCCGGCCTGGAGATCCGCTACCTCGGCTTCAACACCGAGGCGCCCGTCGTCAAGGAGAAGGCCGTACGCCAGGCGCTCGCCGCCGCCGTCGACCGCGGCCAGCTCATCTCCAAGGTCTACGGCAAGTCCGCCCAGCCGCTCTACTCGCTGGTCCCCACCACCGTGACGGGCCACGTCAACTCCTTCTACAACAAGTACGGCGACGCCAACACGCCCAAGGCCGCCGCCCTGCTGAAGGAGGCCGGGATCAAGACCCCGGTCAAGCTGACCCTGCACTACACCAGCGACCACTACGGCGACGGCACCGCCGCCGAGTTCGAGGCCCTCAAGGCCCAGCTGAACTCCACCGGTCTGTTCGACATCACCGTCCAGGGCAGCGAGTGGGCGGACTTCCGCCCGGCCCAGAAGAAGGGCGACCACGCCGCCTACGGGCTCGGCTGGTTCCCCGACTACCCGGACGCCGACAACTTCCTCGCCCCGTTCCTGGAGCAGGACAACTTCCTGGGCACGCCGTACGCCAACAACGCGGTACGCAGCAGGCTCATCCCCGAATCCCGGCGGGCGGTCGACCGTACGGTCGCCGTCCCCGCGATCACGGAGATACAGGACATCGTCGCCGAGGACGTGCCCGTCCTGCCCCTGTGGCAGGGCAAGCAGTACGTCGCCGCACGCGACGGGATCACCGGAGTGGAGTGGTCGGTCAACGCCATCTCCGACCTCCAGCTGTGGGAGCTCGGCCGTGGCGTAAGCGGCTGA
- a CDS encoding ABC transporter substrate-binding protein, translated as MNRRNQWLAAPLGAATAAALLSGCGSTDGSNAGSGKGVVMGISDKVKSVDPASGYDPGSWLLFNNVFQSLLSFPKGGTTPEPDAAQACGFEGADSKLYKCTLRDGLKFSNGHSLTSKDVKFSFERTLKINDANGPAVMLASIASIDAPDDKTVVFKLKTSDATFPSKIASGAGSIVDHTEYPADKLRADNKAVGSGVYKLDSFGEKSATFSVNESYSGKAKAKNTGVTLKFFNGDQAGLKTVLESGDVDFAFRGLAAKDIAALASSKTGDNKVDVVQGTGAEVEHMVFNVNDPVVGKLPVRKAIAFLIDREALVRDVYAGTATALYSIVPTGIAGHTTPFFDRYGGTPQPEKAKAALKAGGINGKVKLTLYSTPSRYGPSTDQQFEVIAKQLNDSGLFDADVKSVEYEQYEKDIQAGKYGVYVKGWVPDYPDADNFTQPFFGPDNVLNNNYENKEITGTIIPSTSAKSDRTAANTDYNRLQDIVADELPLIPLWQGKQYAVTRQNVSGLQWSLDASTVFRFWEISKG; from the coding sequence GTGAATCGACGTAACCAGTGGCTGGCGGCCCCGCTCGGCGCAGCCACCGCCGCCGCGCTGCTCAGCGGTTGCGGTTCGACCGATGGCTCCAATGCCGGCAGCGGCAAGGGCGTGGTCATGGGCATATCCGACAAGGTGAAGTCCGTCGACCCGGCATCGGGCTACGACCCGGGCTCCTGGCTGCTGTTCAACAACGTCTTCCAGTCGCTGCTGAGCTTCCCCAAGGGCGGCACCACCCCCGAGCCCGACGCCGCCCAGGCCTGTGGCTTCGAGGGCGCCGACAGCAAGCTCTACAAGTGCACCCTGCGGGACGGCCTGAAGTTCAGCAACGGCCACAGCCTCACCTCGAAGGACGTCAAGTTCTCCTTCGAGCGCACCCTGAAGATCAACGACGCGAACGGCCCGGCCGTGATGCTCGCGTCCATCGCGAGCATCGACGCCCCGGACGACAAGACCGTCGTCTTCAAGCTCAAGACCTCCGACGCCACCTTCCCCAGCAAGATCGCCTCGGGCGCCGGCTCCATCGTCGACCACACCGAGTACCCGGCCGACAAGCTGCGCGCCGACAACAAGGCCGTCGGCTCCGGCGTCTACAAGCTCGACTCCTTCGGCGAGAAGAGCGCCACCTTCTCCGTCAACGAGTCCTACAGCGGCAAGGCCAAGGCCAAGAACACCGGCGTCACCCTGAAGTTCTTCAACGGCGACCAGGCCGGCCTCAAGACCGTCCTGGAGAGCGGCGACGTCGACTTCGCCTTCCGCGGCCTCGCCGCCAAGGACATCGCCGCCCTCGCCTCCAGCAAGACCGGCGACAACAAGGTCGACGTCGTCCAGGGCACCGGCGCCGAGGTCGAGCACATGGTGTTCAACGTCAACGACCCCGTCGTCGGCAAGCTCCCCGTGCGCAAGGCCATCGCCTTCCTCATCGACCGCGAAGCCCTCGTCCGCGACGTGTACGCGGGCACCGCCACCGCGCTCTACTCCATCGTGCCGACCGGCATCGCCGGCCACACGACCCCCTTCTTCGACCGCTACGGCGGCACCCCCCAGCCCGAGAAGGCCAAGGCCGCCCTCAAGGCCGGCGGCATCAACGGCAAGGTCAAGCTCACCCTGTACTCCACCCCGTCCCGCTACGGCCCCTCCACGGACCAGCAGTTCGAGGTCATCGCCAAGCAGCTCAACGACAGCGGCCTCTTCGACGCCGACGTCAAGTCCGTCGAGTACGAGCAGTACGAGAAGGACATCCAGGCCGGCAAGTACGGCGTGTACGTCAAGGGCTGGGTGCCCGACTACCCGGACGCCGACAACTTCACGCAGCCCTTCTTCGGCCCGGACAACGTGCTGAACAACAACTACGAGAACAAGGAGATCACCGGGACGATCATCCCGTCGACCTCCGCGAAGTCCGACCGCACCGCGGCCAACACCGACTACAACCGCCTCCAGGACATCGTCGCCGACGAGCTCCCGCTCATCCCGCTCTGGCAGGGCAAGCAGTACGCCGTCACCCGCCAGAACGTGAGCGGCCTGCAGTGGTCCCTCGACGCCTCCACCGTCTTCCGCTTCTGGGAGATCAGCAAGGGCTGA
- a CDS encoding response regulator: MAIRVLLVDDQPLLRTGFRMILEAEEDLAVVGEAGDGLQALDQVRALQPDVVLMDIRMPRMDGVEATRQITGPERDGPAKVLVLTTFDLDEYVVEALRAGASGFLLKDAPANELVQAIRVVAAGEAMLAPSITRRLLDKYAGHLPSGEESLPNTLGTLTEREVEVLKLVSRGLSNAEIAADLFVSETTVKTHVGHVLTKLGLRDRVQAAVYAYESGLVRPGAQ; encoded by the coding sequence GTGGCGATCCGCGTCCTTCTGGTCGACGACCAGCCGCTGCTGCGCACCGGCTTCCGGATGATCCTGGAGGCGGAGGAGGACCTGGCGGTGGTCGGTGAGGCCGGGGACGGTCTGCAGGCGCTGGACCAGGTGCGGGCGCTGCAGCCCGATGTGGTGCTGATGGACATCCGGATGCCGCGGATGGACGGGGTGGAGGCGACCCGGCAGATCACGGGTCCGGAGCGTGACGGGCCGGCGAAGGTGCTGGTGCTGACCACGTTCGATCTGGACGAGTACGTGGTGGAGGCGCTGCGGGCGGGGGCGAGCGGTTTCCTGCTGAAGGATGCGCCGGCGAACGAGCTGGTGCAGGCGATCCGGGTGGTCGCGGCGGGTGAGGCGATGCTCGCGCCGAGTATCACGCGGCGGCTGCTGGACAAGTACGCGGGGCATCTTCCGTCGGGTGAGGAGAGCCTTCCGAACACCTTGGGGACGCTGACCGAGCGTGAGGTCGAGGTGCTGAAGCTGGTGTCCCGGGGGCTGTCGAACGCGGAGATCGCGGCGGATCTGTTCGTGAGCGAGACGACGGTCAAGACGCATGTGGGGCACGTGCTGACGAAGCTGGGGCTGCGGGACCGGGTCCAGGCGGCGGTGTACGCGTACGAGAGCGGTCTGGTGCGCCCCGGGGCCCAGTAG
- a CDS encoding RecB family exonuclease → MTTSPGAVPGAADADARSAVAPSSLSPSRASDFMQCPLLYRFRVIDRLPEKPSAAATRGTLVHAVLERLFDHPAQERTAPRAKALVPGQWDRLLESKPELTELFPEGDEGAGLARWLTEAEALVERWFTLEDPTRLEPVEREFFVETELESGLRLRGIIDRVDVAPTGEVRIVDYKTGKAPRPEYAEGALFQMKFYALVVWRLKQVVPRRLQLVYLGSGDVLTYDPVVADLERVERKLLALWEAIREATESGEWRPRPTKLCGWCDHQAVCPEFGGTPPPYPLVISPRPGAERPAES, encoded by the coding sequence ATGACGACGAGCCCTGGTGCTGTGCCTGGCGCAGCCGATGCCGATGCGCGGAGCGCTGTGGCGCCTTCTTCGCTCTCCCCTTCGCGGGCGAGCGATTTCATGCAGTGCCCTCTGCTGTACCGGTTCCGGGTGATCGACAGGCTGCCGGAGAAGCCCAGTGCGGCTGCTACCCGCGGGACGCTGGTGCATGCGGTGCTGGAGCGGCTTTTCGATCATCCGGCGCAGGAGCGGACGGCGCCGCGGGCGAAGGCGTTGGTTCCGGGGCAGTGGGACCGGTTGCTGGAGTCGAAGCCGGAGCTGACGGAGCTGTTCCCTGAGGGTGATGAGGGGGCGGGGCTGGCGCGGTGGCTGACGGAGGCGGAGGCGCTGGTCGAGCGGTGGTTCACGCTGGAGGATCCGACGCGGCTGGAGCCGGTGGAGCGGGAGTTCTTCGTGGAGACGGAGCTGGAGTCGGGGCTGCGTCTGCGCGGGATCATCGACCGGGTGGACGTGGCGCCGACGGGTGAGGTGCGGATCGTCGACTACAAGACGGGTAAGGCGCCGCGGCCGGAGTATGCCGAGGGTGCGCTGTTCCAGATGAAGTTCTACGCGCTGGTGGTGTGGCGGCTGAAGCAGGTGGTGCCGCGGCGGCTGCAGCTGGTGTATCTGGGCAGTGGGGATGTGCTGACGTACGACCCGGTGGTGGCGGATCTGGAGCGGGTGGAGCGCAAGCTGCTCGCGTTGTGGGAGGCGATCCGGGAGGCTACGGAGTCGGGTGAGTGGCGGCCGCGGCCGACGAAGCTGTGCGGCTGGTGTGATCATCAGGCGGTGTGTCCGGAGTTCGGCGGTACTCCCCCGCCCTATCCTCTGGTGATCTCCCCGCGGCCGGGGGCGGAGCGCCCGGCGGAGTCCTGA